Within the Salvia hispanica cultivar TCC Black 2014 chromosome 4, UniMelb_Shisp_WGS_1.0, whole genome shotgun sequence genome, the region ATACATTCTGGGATCCATGTCATGGAATCGAGTCCACAAGACTAAACAGAACTATTTCACAATAACATGCTGTAATATATTGTAGGCCAACAAAACTGGCTTCGATAGGTAACAAACAGGACAACATTTGTACAAAATTAATTCGTCTCCAAAAAGATCACCTTTAATCCTGGAGTAAGCTCATTCATTGTGATGGCAAAGCGAGTCAAGTTATAACGTGTTGGGAACTGCGGAGGCTTGCTGCGTTTCCATAGCAATCGAGCTTCAGACAGAGATTCATGACCTTTTCCTTTGGAGCAATCTCCATCAACATAGTGCATGCTCTCATCCCATTTCCCAAACAATGTTGCCACCGTCTTTCCACTCTTGTCTTGGACAACTCCATGCACCTACATTCTCAAAGTTGTTTTATGGAGACACCCTTAAGAATAATACTCCAGAAGCCTAATTACTAAGaagcataaaaatatatgcttAGACACTATTTGATTGCAGATTATTTGTTTTACAATTTCACatggaaaaaattaagatagtTCAGTTCCATAAAATATGCCGTTCCATTTCCTTATAATTTCCAACTATACATGAGTATGAGAGAGCACCTGATGAGGATTCCGGTCTATGATGGACTGCTCCTTGAATTTAAGCTTACAAGAGTAGTCGTAATTTTCTTGTATCCGCATAGTACCATAGTGGTCACAATATAGTTTTCCCAAAATGAGATTATATATTGATGTTGTAACCTGTCAGATAAAGGTCTTTGTTTGTCTATGAAATAAACTTGGAGAAGATAAAAATCAGCAATGATTTGTGAGAATACCTTACTCCATTGAAATACTGTTCCATCATCGAATTCGACAGTCAGAATGCCCACTGGATCAAGCTGAATGGACCGACCCCAGAATTTGCTTTTCAGATTACTATCGCCATAAAATCTCCAGCCTGTGCCCTCGCAATGGCATGCTACAATCATGGGGTGATGACTCACCTGATCCAAAGGAGCCACTTTCGTACACATtgaaagtaaaagaaaataaaaaaaagaaattcacTTATAACTTAGCACTCTGTTTAGATTAGAAGTGGTAAGTTCTTTGTTTTGAGCTATTGTGCAGTTATAACAAATTCAGACAATTTTTACAAGATTGTAGCCAGTCAAAGATCTCCAAAGCAAAGTCAACAAAACTATCTTAGCAACCAAAATTTTTAGTTCCTCATAACAAACTGATACCTTTTCTGAGAAAAATCGCAAGCCTTTGTCTGGATAATCAGCTTCATAAGTCTCCCCTAACAATGGATTAAAAGGTTTGCAAATTCTTCCTTCTGTAGAAGCATAGCCAGATACAGCAAATGCAGCTACATTTAGAATCCTCATTAGGTTGTTACCctaaaaagaatttaatagTAAATCATAAGTCAGTTGCTAAAGGGTGAAAACAGAAGCATCTTGCAAGAGGAGCACCCATGATACATCAAACTCTAGAAACTAGATTAATATGTTAAGACCAATTTTATCGAAAACGCAATGcaaatcaacaacaaaaattcaGACCTCAGAATAACACAGGTTATCTGCACCATAGCACCAGCTGATTGGACGAAAAAAGCTAGAAAGGTAATACATACTAGTATCAATTATGAAACTTTCTGTTGAACAAAATGGATGTCACTTTCAATGACTACAAGGAGGGTGCTTTGATGTATAGGAAATGCAAAACATCATAACTTATTTGGCTAACATGTAGTGCACCAAATTCAACCCTCAATTCCCAGACCTATAAAAACCAATTGCAATGAAATATCAGAGAACACACTGTACTAACTTtctattatgtcaactatatagagagagatgtAACAAAGAAAACATGTCTGATGCAATTGTGCAGCCAGtgtatcaacaaaataaagtacCAGCAGATAATAagataaacattaaaatcaTTACCTTCTTCCCCCATTCATAAGCTCGATCAAGAAGATATGAATATTCAACATCTTCAAAACATTTTTGCAGAGAAGAGAGAGGCTCATTGAAGTAGACAGGGAGACAAACTTTCGTGAGATCCTTCCCGATGTTGTCTTTGATCATTGACCATAAACTCACTCCTTTCTCCTTCTCGACAGGATCGGGTAATTTTTTCCTACGCTTAACATGAGGAAAGTTTCTTCCGGCAGATCTAATGTCAGGATCAATACCATCCTCAGATTCAAAAGTACTAAGATCGTCACCAGATGACAATGACGATGTCCTAAAGTCGGACTCATTGCTCTTAAAAGAGCTAGAAGAAAGAAAATCCTTGGTGTCAAAGAAAGTATTATCTTCTTCATCTGTGTCTTCGTCAGCTGCACCAGCTCCTTCATTTTCATATTCAGACTCACTGGCACTTTCTGATAGAAGTATACAGAAAGGTAGTGAGGAGTGGCTCAGTTTATTCAAACACTAAATTGGAGAtgcaagatttaccatatactagtatttatggatgtataataataaaaaatttaaaactaacaAAACAGAATGAAAAGTTTGACAGCATTAGGCAATCAAACATTGTCACTCCCAGTATATGCTACAAACTAACGAATTGCAAAGtctaaatttcaaaatactccATGATAAGCGGTATTTACATGTACATTTACGAGCTTTTTAGTCCAACTTGTTGATCAAATCCATTGAGATCCCCCCAAACAAAGATGATGGCAAAGGTTGTCAGCATGAAACAATATGTAAAAGAACTACAGACCTACTGACAACAGAAAACTTGGGAGcttaaataaaataccatTCACATGGTCTCGGTCATCAGGACTTAAGAAAATCATGATTTGGCTTAATGATGTTAAgtcaaccaaaaaaattagaatgaaTGGGGAAGCATACCACTATACTTATCTTGCCTTGATCTAGAGGATGCTCCAATTTCTTTTAACTGCCTCTGACTCTCGTCAACAACTGTATTCTCCAGATCCACTTTTTCTGTCTACAAATTTAGCAACAATGTTTCAGCCACAAACTAATGAAAAACAATaagtaaagaaataatattgtgagTCTCGATATATCTTCTGCAGGATGGTTCAACATAATGCACAAGATATACCCATTCCAGAAAGTGGtatttgcataaaataaacCATATGCCTTTAACTGAAATGGCAACAAAAGAATGAGTgggtattttaaaaattgtatacTACTCCAGAAggctaaaaatgaaactacaGCCAATGAGGCCATCACAGAACTTAGTCACTGAGTATATGATTATAAGAGAAACATTGGgtgtataaaaaaatgtaaagggCTTGAATTAAAGGTATCCAGGATGGGTATGATATGACACAGAAGAGCACCTCACACAATCAACAATTATCAAAATCTAAAGAAGCTAACTCTATGCAAGTTTCCCTGCATGCAAACATATAAAAggtggagtagtttttattgATATGATGAGCAACAACAAAGAAATTATCAAAATCAAGGATTTTCACAAACAAAAAGTATCGAGTCAATCAACGTTACGTACAACAGAACCAATGAAAAAAGACATAAGAACGATGATGCATCTACCTCTTCAGAGCAATAGAAGACAACACCTGCCAAATGATAACTGGTGGCTAATTGTGAAAGACGTTGAGAAACCATTAATGAACTGTCAGAGTAAATTCTGCTACTGAGgaatattatattgttttaaataaGATGGTTGACGATAAAACCCACTTGTTTATGAGTGAGTGAAACCAgaaattatcatttatatgGTACAAACCAGAGCAACCTTAGATCATCAGATCTGTGCCGATGGGACTTCCAATTTCAACCAAAAATGAACTTATCTACCACATTATCCATTCCAATGACCCCAAGAGACCAACATCCCAGTAATTATAGATTATAGGTATAGGGTAATCCATTTCTTACAACGAGGGGAGCTAAATCTAACAGCCTATGCATACTACCAAGTGTTAATGAGTAAAAACTTAAATTAGGATaagataattaatataataataataattattattattataataataaatatttaaaaagaataaaaaacacCTTGATGTTGTACAGGCTGAAAATAGAGCAAAGGGAGAAATAAGCCTCAAAGGTGCCTcactaatataatttatacttttaaGAATATAGTAACAATGAGTACAGTGACATTCAGAACCAATTCTAGTTCTAGAGATCTAGAGTGTTTATAGTCAGTCTacaacaagaagaaaaaaatcactCAAAACACCAAGTCAGCCACTAAAAGATCTAAATGTACAGCACTTTAATGTGCATAACTCTGTGAAGAAGCTATAGAATAACTCCGAAAAGAATTTGTAAGAGAATTTCTACTAATCTTGACATGTACCTCTAACTGCCGCAATGTGTCCATGAGAAACCAATGCTTCTGTTTCAAGAGCATCAGCTGATTCTGCAGTGAAGAGAACTCATCCTTCATGATCTGCTCACTGTCCTGAATTACAGCCTCGCTCACCCCTTCTTCCAACAACCTCCGCCTCAGCTTTTCAGTCGATACAGCTAGGTTGTCCACGGGAGCCATTAACTCACTGTTGGACATCCTTGGAAACATGTCCTTCATAGTCTGCAATACCTCCATCCATGCTAATTTATCCTCTCTGCTCTCAGCCCTTAGATGGAGCCTCTTTGTACCCGTAAAAATAGAGAATCTCCTATCATCTGATCGGCTCTCTCGAATAGACGAGACCTGAACAGagataatcattttttaaaagacCTAAGACACATTTCTGTAATATTGTACTAGtatcaaataaaatcctaaacatgtTGCTGCAAAGTTGAAACCAAGTTAACCAACACCAAAACAGTAAGTATTAAATGAATCACGGTGATGCAAATCAATAAATACAATGCATTCTTGAGCATTACTAATGTAATAAGACTTGCGTTCAGTGGCAACACATGGCCAATCCTTTCATTCCAATTTTCCAAAACAAGATGAAGCAAAGAGGAAAATCTTAAGCTGaatgaacaaaaaataaaaccaaaatcttCATTCAACAACACTCAATTTCCCAATTCAGAGATAAAAAACATAGTCCGCAAATCACGAATGCTGATGATGAACTACAAAAAGAAGGTTTAGAAAAAGAGAATCGAAACCTTCAAATGAACTTCACCAACTGGCGTCCGGCTCTTCCCCGGAGAAGTTCCATTCCAGTGATGATGATTCTGGTAGCTATGCTGCCTCATAACCCGCCGCATCGATGTCTCCCCAATCACCCTAGAACCGCTCTCCGTCTCCTGATTAACAACAATCTTATCCGGCCCATGGATCTTATAATAGCTCAACACTCCGTCTTGCAACACGAACCACCGCGGCCGCCATCCCCTCCCGTAATTCACCCACTTGTACAGAATCCCCGAAACCCCGTCCCCAACTATATCGTTAATCTTCAAATCGCGGCTCTGACCATGATTATGACTGTGGCGATTGCTGTTCGAATTGCTCAAGCTCACAGCACCGGCGCCGTGATCGGCGGCGGAAACACGCGCCGACGAAACCCTCGAGGTCGCGGCGGCGGCAGGGATGGAGGAGTTGCTGATCGCCATTGATGAGACGCAGCAGAAGGGGTACATTCCGGAATCCAGCATAATTTACAGCTTCGATACTCGGATCATTACTCCTTGCcttcttaaaaaaattggtggagAAAATCAAAGATGAAAGAAAGGAATGAATAAGAAACAGTAATTCAATTTTGTTAGAGAGAGTTGAGGTGTGAATAGATACAGGATACAGAGGAGAGTGGTGAGTATAGGTTGGATATGAGATTGATATTGAATTTGGAAGAGAGAAGTTAGGGGCTTCGCGGAGAGTTTTCCGGTGAGATGATGAGGTGGCTTTGGGGCGGAGATGTAGTCTTTGTTGAGGCCGCCGGtgaattcattttattatgctGCTCCTTTTTAAAACggcatatatataattacgtggagtactaatttttcttttctttttttaaatctatcATGGTATTTTGGTATATTCTACTGAGGTTCTCTAATGCTTATAACaatataattcaaaactaagactaaatttacactcttaaattttgaaatgagtggatgagattgctaataaattttcaataattagtagacaaaatatcaacaaaaagtaATATCGggattatgttatcatatgataattatgttttttatatcaacatagtgtattacaaatatcaacaatataacatgacattatcaacacaagtacaagaaaatatcaacacggttttattaatatgttacttacattatattgaaattttgcatacactatattgatattttttttgcatttgttgataaaatctgcttatcaacatgtacgaaaattgaaatttaatttatcaaatctCATctcccgaacatcgtcggaacatttgcaattgaaatctcgttggaatccttataaaattatctttaatttgatatattttttatgaaaaataatttaaatcgatagagttacgtaaatttaaagttttaagatggtTTTAATGAGAGTGAATCGACGTTAATACcctttaagtttatttaataactttttttaatttaaaatataatttatgtgacattatttcTATGACTAAAACTTCTAATccaataactaaaatttaatcttaatttgtgatggctaattaattagcaattgATGATACAAAGTTACGCTATTTTGTGATAGCTGAGCGGCGTTAATAcattaagtatttttttcatcttttcattttaacgagtgaaaaaatataattcagatattaattatatttaaaatttatgagagttatcaaaatttaagtaattttcatgatattatttttaaatatttgattgtGTTTAGTTATATAGTAGATGCTGGTCATATGATATGATTGGCTTATTATGAGGTGGTCGATTTTAACTTTATGCATATAATAATTGGTACTTAGTGGAATTTacatacaaatataattactagtatataacTATAGTTAAAGTAGGCGTGACAGTTATTTAGTGATCgtcatataaattttatattcatttgaCATATATGTGATTTCGTGTATGGTTGAAGCTTTTAGAAAGTGATCATATCCTTGTGCAGTCACTATatggttttttaaaaaaagctATTCAATTATTCTATTCGATTCCGATATTAAGGGGGTGTGTCTTCCTTATAAATagaaactataaaaaattaaaagtcgttaatttttgtgaaatctttgaaataaagaatatatttaatcatcGACAGATGGAATAGTAATtctattgaaatttgaaaaaatctACGAAACCATATTTTCAACACGTGGTATAGAATGACTAATGAGAATGTATGCATCGAAATTACGACTCCATAGTCTCATTTTAGAGTAAAATAATGAATGTGTCTATTTATGAAATAGTGCCACCATTTATCTAGATTCTACTAGAGTAGTCAACAAATacctttttctaattttatttcttggtCATGTTTGAAAACTCAACTCCTTCTCCAATTAAGAGTAATATAgttgtaaaaaatatttaataccCATAAAATATCCCATTAGTAATATATGTATCATGTGCTACTGCTAGAGGTTGCAGCTTTAATTCAAGTAAAACATCacatgattattttaattagttggtcgttaaatttttttttccattcaaaTTTACAGCTGGTACTGGTATGAATATTGTGACATGTAACAGAAATCCAATCTCATTTGTACATTCAAAACAATGATATGTACATTCTGATAATGAAAATTTAGACTCGTGACATTGTGCTATTATAGATTTTCTTCTCACTTTTGTAACACATACTACAAATATCCAATGTGAATTTGTTcactaaaatttgaatattgtaaattagttaattaaggAAATAATGGTGTCGTGCATAGATGAAATTCAGACAACCTGTAAAGTCGTAActaattaaggaaaaaatgGTGTCCTAACGACATTATTTAGTGTCCAAATCTATCGATTTATGTAACTattgtatatttatacataaatgtatggaatatttcataatttaaggCTAGACTGTTTAGTTCCAGCTGGTTGTGTTAGGAAATTTTGCTGTCACACTTATCTATACatctttttttggtaatttgcaatttgaagattttggaAATGCCTATTGTAgatatgaaaataatgaaattatttgtgATTGAAAGTTGGGAACGTGAACTTTTATATAACTTGTGGTTATAATTGGcgtaaatgaaatttaaattagtattttaatttggtcTTGGAATGTCAGAACGGTATTGCAGACTATGATTTTGCTAGGTGTAATATTTGCTTGTGTTTTTTACTTAGTAGCAATTGATTAGATTCTTCACTAATTTCTgtctttgtttatttattgtgGATTCTTTGGTGATTTTAGCTTTATCTTTAGCTGATTGTTGTAGATCTTGTTTAGAATATACTAATATGGCAATCATCAAAATAGTTCTCTTTCGTTTTTACACGGATTAAAAAggtaaatttaatattcttatatatgattattttattttgttcttattgttccacattttattttaacaagcAATAATAAACTATTTAGATAGATTAGTCGATCTAAAATTCAATGAAGTGAACTAGAGCTTTAGTCTTACcaaaccaaattttttttagaaatcaTCCTTATTAGTCATTAGTAATTATCATTATGGAGCTTAAACGAACTTTTAGCACGGtcaaaaatattgttgatctCGCTAAGCATacaatataagtatataaactGCTGATTTTTTACAACACATGCATAATCTTAAGtaactcaaaattttgatcat harbors:
- the LOC125222481 gene encoding oxysterol-binding protein-related protein 1C-like, whose protein sequence is MLDSGMYPFCCVSSMAISNSSIPAAAATSRVSSARVSAADHGAGAVSLSNSNSNRHSHNHGQSRDLKINDIVGDGVSGILYKWVNYGRGWRPRWFVLQDGVLSYYKIHGPDKIVVNQETESGSRVIGETSMRRVMRQHSYQNHHHWNGTSPGKSRTPVGEVHLKVSSIRESRSDDRRFSIFTGTKRLHLRAESREDKLAWMEVLQTMKDMFPRMSNSELMAPVDNLAVSTEKLRRRLLEEGVSEAVIQDSEQIMKDEFSSLQNQLMLLKQKHWFLMDTLRQLETEKVDLENTVVDESQRQLKEIGASSRSRQDKYSESASESEYENEGAGAADEDTDEEDNTFFDTKDFLSSSSFKSNESDFRTSSLSSGDDLSTFESEDGIDPDIRSAGRNFPHVKRRKKLPDPVEKEKGVSLWSMIKDNIGKDLTKVCLPVYFNEPLSSLQKCFEDVEYSYLLDRAYEWGKKGNNLMRILNVAAFAVSGYASTEGRICKPFNPLLGETYEADYPDKGLRFFSEKVSHHPMIVACHCEGTGWRFYGDSNLKSKFWGRSIQLDPVGILTVEFDDGTVFQWSKVTTSIYNLILGKLYCDHYGTMRIQENYDYSCKLKFKEQSIIDRNPHQVHGVVQDKSGKTVATLFGKWDESMHYVDGDCSKGKGHESLSEARLLWKRSKPPQFPTRYNLTRFAITMNELTPGLKEKLPPTDSRLRPDQRCLENGEYEKANVEKLRLEQRQRQARSMQEKGWKPRWFAKDKGSETYRYVGGYWEAREQGNWEACHDVFGNIHSDHTID